The window GGGGAGATCGGGCAGGTACGGACGGTGCCGGCCGGGTACCAACCGGGCAGTGACGTGGCCAATCTCTCGGTGCTGGGTTACGACCCGCAGAAGTATTATACCGGACGGGCGCCGCTGGAGGCGGTGAGCATGGGGATCGACTTGCAGGAACGGGACGTCGCCTTCCGCTGTAACCTGGTTACCCTCACCGACGCGGAACCCTACGAGGAACGGGAAATGGTCGACTACAGCGCCGGTGAAATCAGCACGGCCGAGGCCCGCGAACTGATTCTCTTTTTGGATCGGGAGCTTGGTTCCGAAGCGCTCCGCTTCTATCCGGGCGTCAGCTACCGGCACCTGCTGGTATGGCGGGAAGGACCCGTGGAAACCCGGCTCACCCCGCCGCACGACATTCCGGGAATGGAGGTGCGCGCGCACTTGCCGGCGGGGGTTGGTGACGGGGTACTGAAATCGCTGATGGTACGGAGCGCCGAACTGCTCGCCGGACATCCCGTGAACCGGGCACGCCGGCAGCGAAACGAGCGCACGGCAAACTCCATCTGGTTCTGGGGGCAGGGCCGCCGGCCGGCCCTGCCTCCGTTCCGCGACCTCTTCGGTCTGCAGGGAGCGGTGATCTCGGCCGTCGACCTGATCAAGGGCATCGGGCTGTGCGCCGGCCTGGAAAGCATCGAGGTCGAAGGCGCGACCGGGACGATTCACACCAACTTCCGCGGAAAAGCGGTGGCGGCGCTGAACGCCCTTGCTTCCGGAGCCGATTTCGTCCTGATCCACGTGGAGGCTCCGGACGAGGCCAGTCACCACGGGGATTTAGAAACGAAAATACGGGCGATCGAAGAGATCGACCAGCGAGTGTTGGGGGAGGTCCTCCGCGGGGCGAGGGACATCGGCCCTCTCAGGATAATGGTTCTTCCAGACCACCCCACGCCGCTCCGAACCAGGACCCATTCCGCCGACCCGGTGCCCTTCGCCATACTGCGGGAAGGAACCGGGGGTGGTCGTAAGGCGGAACGGGGGTTTGACGAAGTCTCAGCCGCGCGAAGCGGTGTCTATTTTAGAATCGGCTGCAAGCTGATGCCTTACTTCATCAGGCGCTAGCGGATGGCAGGCAACGGGCCTTTCGGCAAACGCCGGAAGACCCTTCAAGCTCTCGGCGGCCAACAGGCGGGTCTGGTGATCCTTTTCGGTTCAGTCCCCGGCGGATTCGAGCCGGCGGTTCACATCTTCCCAGTTCACCAGGTTCCACCAGGCTTCAACCCAGGCGGCGCGCTTGTTCTGGTACTTTAAGTAGTAGGCGTGCTCCCAGACGTCGCAGGCCAGGAGCGGCACCGTGTTCCAGAGCGCCAAGTTCTGGTGCTTTTCCACGGTGAGTACCTCCAGGCGTCCGAAGTTGCGGTTCCAGCAGAGCAGGGCCCAGCCGGAACCCTCGACCACCGTCGCGGCGGTGGAAAAGTACTTTTGGAAGACCTCAAAGCTCCCGAAGTCAGCTTCGATCCGGGCTGCAATGGCGCCATGAGGATGTCCGCCTCCGTCCGGGCGCATATTTTCCCAGAACAGGGCGTGCAGTTGGTGACCGGCGCCGTGGAAGGCCAGCTCACGCTCCCAGTGCTTCACCAGGGCGTAGTCACCCTTGTCGCGAGCGTCAGCCAGTTTGGCCTCGGCGTTGTTCAGGCCGTCCACGTAGGCCTTGTGGTGCGCGCCATGGTGCAGCCGCACGGTCTGTTCATCCAGGTGGGGCTCTAGGGCGTCATAGGCGTATGGCAGAGGAGGAAGACTGTGCATCGATCTAAACCTCCTTTTTGATTTATCCTGATTCTGACACAACCTGCCCCGGGCACGCAAGTCCGGTTCGTCCCCCGGGCTCACCAAATGGACAAGGTTTTAGGGTGGAGGGTGGCGCCGTGCTGGTCACGGGCCTGGCCGGGGTGACACGGTACACCTGGGACGGCCGACAGATCGTCCGTAGGTAACACAAGAAGCCCGCGGCTGGCTAACCTCCACTCGCCGCGGGTTTGCTGTTCATTTCTGGTGCCGAAGGTGGGAGTCGAACCCACACGGGTGTTGAGCCCGCCGGATTTTGAGTCCGGTGCGTCTGCCAGTTCCGCCACTTCGGCACGACACACCTGAATTATACCATACCCCGCGCGGTCCGGGCAAGAAAGACGGGGAACAAAATCAGCCCTGGGAACAAGAAGGGCAACCGGGAAGAAAATACCTGGATTGGTTTGCCTTTGCATAATTGATTTTGACAAGGTAAACTATGAGAATAATAAAACATGCGCGTGGGGAGGTCCGGATGTGAGGGAGAAAGTCGAGGAAGTGTTGAACAAGGTTCGTCCCTATCTGCAGCGGGACGGAGGAGATGTGGAATTGGTCGATGTCAAGGACGGCGTTGTCCATGTGCGGCTCAAAGGGGCCTGTCGAGGCTGACCGATGTCTACTGTCACCCTCAAGCAGGGAATTGAGCGGTCGCTCAAGGAAGCGGTTCCCGAAGTCAAACGGGTGGTCCAGATCTTTTAAGGTCGAATCCCCCCCCCCCCCCTCACGGGGGGGGGCATGGTGAAGAGGTTGGACTGTCCCGCCACGGGGAAGAATACTATTACCAGGAAACCTAAATACTGGATTAATTGGGAGAGTTATTGGTAGTGCACGGGGCTTGACTGCGGATTTCCTTGACAGACAGTGGATAAGCCATTACAATTATGTTTGGGAGAAAATAGAATTGGCATTTACCTCATCGGTTTAAGGATAAATAACCGAATACGGCATCATGGAGCATATGCCTTAGAGCGCATGCGGGTGTTTCCGTGGAGTAGGTGCCAGTCGTTTTCTGCCGGGGTATCCTCGGTTTTTCTATTTTGTTTTCTATTTTCAATGTCTAATTGAGTAAGGGAGGTGAACTTCTTGCTTGAAAACACAGCAATAATAATCGCCATCACTACCGGATTCGTAGCATTTATCGGTGGGTATTTCCTGCGCAAGCTGCTGGGTGAGATGAAAATCACGTCCGCGGAGGAGCGGGCCAGGTTGGTACTTGAGGAGGCGGCCAAAGAGGCTGAATCCAAGAAGAGAGAGGCAGTGGTTGAGGCCAAGGAAGAGATCCTGAAACTTCGGAACGAGGTAGAGCGGGAAAGCCGGGAACGGCGCAGTGAGCTGCAGCGCCAGGAACGGCGTCTGGTGCAGAAGGAAGAGAGTCTGGACCGCAAACTAGAAGCCCTGGAGAAAAAGGAGGAAAACCTGGCCAAAAGAGAGACTGAACTGGCTAAAATGCACGAGGAACTGAAGGCGCTGCACCAGAAAGAGCTGCAGGAACTGGAACGGATTTCCGGCCTTTCCACCGAGGAGGCCAGGCAGATTCTGCTGCAGGACGTGGAGAAAGAAATCCAGCAGGAAGCAGCATTGCTGGTCAAGGAGATCGAGGGGCGGGCCAAGGAGGAGGCCGACCGGCGGGCCCGGAATATTATTTCTCTAGCCATTCAACGCTGTGCGGCTGACCATGTGGCCGAATCGACAGTGGCGGTGATCCCGCTGCCCAACGAGGAAATGAAGGGACGGATCATCGGGCGTGAGGGACGCAACATCCGTGCCTTTGAGACCCTGACCGGGGTGGACCTGATTATTGACGACACACCGGAGGCCGTGATCGTGTCAGGATTTGACCCGATCCGCCGGGAAACCGCGCGTATGGCCCTGGAGAAGTTGATCTCGGACGGCCGGATCCATCCGGCCAGAATCGAAGAGATGGTGGAAAAGGCCCGCAAGGACATGGAGGTCCAGATCCGCGATACCGGCGAGCAGGCGGCTTTCGATGCGAACGTGCACGGGTTGCACCCGGATCTGATCAAGCTGCTGGGGCGGTTAAAGTACCGGACGAGCTACGGCCAGAATGTGCTGAAGCATTCGGTCGAGGTCGCCTATCTGGCCGGCTTGATGGCTGCCGAACTGAGGGCGGACGAAAAGCTGGCCCGGCGGGCCGGACTTCTGCACGACGTCGGCAAGGCCGTGGACCACGAGGTGGAGGGTCCCCACGTGACCATCGGCGTCGACTTGGCCAAGAAGTACGGTGAAAGCCCCGAAGTCCTGCACGCCATCGCTGCCCACCACGGCGATGAAGAGCCGGAGACCGTGGAAGCGGTGCTGATTCAGGCCGCCGATGCCATATCGGCCGCCCGTCCGGGAGCCCGGCGCGAAACATTGGAGGCCTACGTCAAGCGGTTGACCAAATTGGAAGATATAGCCAACTCCTTCCCCGGAGTTGAAAAGGCCTTTGCAATCCAGGCTGGTCGTGAGATCCGGATTATGGTCAAGCCGGACAAAGTGGACGACTTGGGTGCGGTACGCCTTGTCCGTGATATCGCGCGTAAGATCGAAAACGAACTTGAATATCCGGGTCAGATCAAGGTTGTC is drawn from Candidatus Desulforudis audaxviator MP104C and contains these coding sequences:
- a CDS encoding superoxide dismutase: MHSLPPLPYAYDALEPHLDEQTVRLHHGAHHKAYVDGLNNAEAKLADARDKGDYALVKHWERELAFHGAGHQLHALFWENMRPDGGGHPHGAIAARIEADFGSFEVFQKYFSTAATVVEGSGWALLCWNRNFGRLEVLTVEKHQNLALWNTVPLLACDVWEHAYYLKYQNKRAAWVEAWWNLVNWEDVNRRLESAGD
- the rny gene encoding ribonuclease Y, whose protein sequence is MLENTAIIIAITTGFVAFIGGYFLRKLLGEMKITSAEERARLVLEEAAKEAESKKREAVVEAKEEILKLRNEVERESRERRSELQRQERRLVQKEESLDRKLEALEKKEENLAKRETELAKMHEELKALHQKELQELERISGLSTEEARQILLQDVEKEIQQEAALLVKEIEGRAKEEADRRARNIISLAIQRCAADHVAESTVAVIPLPNEEMKGRIIGREGRNIRAFETLTGVDLIIDDTPEAVIVSGFDPIRRETARMALEKLISDGRIHPARIEEMVEKARKDMEVQIRDTGEQAAFDANVHGLHPDLIKLLGRLKYRTSYGQNVLKHSVEVAYLAGLMAAELRADEKLARRAGLLHDVGKAVDHEVEGPHVTIGVDLAKKYGESPEVLHAIAAHHGDEEPETVEAVLIQAADAISAARPGARRETLEAYVKRLTKLEDIANSFPGVEKAFAIQAGREIRIMVKPDKVDDLGAVRLVRDIARKIENELEYPGQIKVVIIRETRVVEYAK